The region CATACATCGAACTTAACGCTGTGTTGGTATAACGACGCGCCAGCGCGCAGGTAGCCATCGCCTCGACTGGTAGATTTTATACTCAAAGCAATAAATGAGTAATCTAATCCTGACATACTGCACCCAGTATTTTCGTTATGCCATAAAACGGCAATATCGTAAGGTACCTGAGGCTCAGTTAAGTCATTATTTTGTTTCACAGAAATACAGTTAGCGTTTACGAGTTTGCTTTTGCTTATTTGTGAAACCTTGCTGTGCTCATCAACAAACATCATACCCGTTGTCATGTTGTTGCGAATGGCCTGCCATTGATCATTTGCAAGTACACCGACCGTGTTTAAGGTAACAGGTGAGGTATGTACGATACTTTCAAGTCCATCGGTATGATGCGCAACTAACGCCCAGCCACCGCCATTTTGTGTCATTTCACAGTATGCACTAAACGGTGCAATGCCATTGTCGCCATCAGGGTCAATGTCGTAGAAACCAGAGCTGGCAGTTGGGTTTTGCTGCTTAATGGTGGCACAGGTAATGCCATTCGCTGGATTTGGCTCTTCAGTTAGTACTTCAGGAGCGCCATTGCCAACAAAACCGCCATAATATTCTAATTCTGAAATCACACGATAGTTATGCCCGTGCGTAGAGTGGATCTTTAACCTGACAAATTTCCCGATTGCCGGCTGTGTAAGCTCTACGGTTTGATCATAACTTCTGGTTAGGGTAAATGACTCATGATCAATAAAGTTGGTATTATCATCAGACACCTGTAACGTGATGTCTTTAACACCCATACCAAGGTCAGCGGCACTGTTATGCACCATAAGTCTAAATGACGTAATGTAAGCTTGTTTCTCAAAGGCAACCTGAAGCCAGTGTTCCTGAACCACAGTACTTAGCCAAATACCTCGTTTAATCTTTCCTTCAGTGGCGTCATTATTTACCAGTGTTGAATTGTTATAGCCGTCGAATGCACCAGAGGCACTATCCGCATAGTAGCTTTGGCTAGTCGTGTAAGATGATTCGGTTAAGCCATTTGAACCGATTAAAGCGATATTCCCGTATTGACCTGTTTTATCACCAGGCTCAATTGTGAATGTGCTGGAGGTTTCTAAGCGAAGCGACATGGTATCTTTACCGTAGTGGGTGATGTCTTGCGCAAAGAGTTGGTTTTTCAAATTTAGAATATTCACCACTTCCAATACATGGTTTGTCTCGGAGTCTTTAGATTGCTCTTCTTGTATAAAAAGCTTGCCGTTCAGGGTTTGAAAACCGGTTTGATTGGTTGCTTGATGCGTTAGGTTATAAGCCAGGTTTTCATTCGTAAACCCATTATTAGTCTCTTTATAGATAGCAAGATAACCAATGGTTTCATCTGTGTGTGCACTACCAAGCTCCTGTACTTCTAAGTCTGCACCAAAAGTCAGTTTGGAAACGCTAGAAGCACGCAATGTATATGCATCACTGCGGTTTTGAGTTTGGCCACTCAGTAGTACACTAGGTGCATGCGCAAAGCTTTCTTTAAAAAATAGCTGAGTATTGCCACTTTTAAGGTTAAATTTTCCGGCTTCCCAGATGCTGCCATCTTCAAGCTGGTGGCGGCCATTTTCAACAATTAAAAATGACACACGTTCTTCTTCGTGCACGCCATCAAGATATGGCCACTCTTTAAATTGAACATCAAAACTGGTTGAGGTCACATTCGAAATGGAAATAACGCCCGGTTCACTGTCATTGAGTGTTGGCACCGATGAAATAATAACGGGATCAGTGTAACCATTAAATGTAATGGTTTGTTTTTCACTGCTAACTGCAACATCTTCAATTAATGTCAATGCGTGCGCTCTGTTTACTATGATGGTAAAGAGTATTGCAACTACTCCAAGTATTGCCCTCATGCAGGCTCCTTTTTATAAATAAAAATAAAATTAAATCAGTGGGTTAATTGAAAGTCAACAACCTTTTAATTTTACTCCCTGCAAGTGCACTGGTTGCAATGGGCTTATTTTGACAATCATCAATCGCTTGGCATCGGTTACGCTTGACCGTTGGCATAATCAAATATCATTAATTTATTGAGCCGGTCTAAGGGCAGATGGCGCATTATCTACGTCAGTTTGAAATAACGGCTAGAAGGCCTGAGCTAGAAGACTAATTTAGATGGGTACCACACTAAATTCCATGTATATTAAGTGCTATCCCACCAAGCCACTTAGCTAGACACTACTTGGACGTTTATATATTTCTATGAAAAATGGTTATGTAATGTTGGAAAAAAGCGCCTTTCTTATGATAGCAATGATTGCATTTCAGAGCTTTTCTTGTCAGGACGAATTAGATACATTGGCACATATTCGCTTTCATTATGTGAGCGAGGATACGTTCCCTTATCAGCAGCTTGGGGTCGAGACGGTCAGAGCCAAGCTGTTTGGCCTGGAAGTCTTAATGGCGAAGGGGGAGCTTCAGGAATCAGAAGAGATCTCGGTTGCTGAGGAAGTTTATAAATCTAATATCTATGCACATCCTAAGTATGAGCTGAGCTATACTGTGAGCCCGGCCCCTTTTTCCAGTAAAGAGAAGGGGAGCTTTGAAGTTTTACTGGCAAGCATATCAGAAATTTATAAACTGCCCTTTTGCAGTGATGAGTTTAGCAATAAGCGGATGGAGATCGTCTCCTTGATTGGTAAGCCTGAGCCGCCGAATATACTGAATGTATACATAGATAGAAATAACAAGCATATTTTGTCGGTTAATGAAGATTCTTGGCTGAGTATTTATCCATCTATTATTCAGGAGCGACTGGTCATCGGTTCAGGAAGCCCACCTGAGGACTAGGCACACGAGTAACGGTATTCACTGCTTATTTAGTTTACTGAGCTAACTTAAAAATGCTCCGCTAGTTGGCGCATTTTTTATAACAGAATGACTCCTAAAATAACAAATTTTGGCAATGTCTATGCCCGACCAGTCAGTGATCTGGACTTTGTTGCCAAACAACTACAACTTCAGGAGCGAAAAGATGTCCAATTTAGTAAAATTAAGTTTTTGTATTGCATGCTTTGTAGCATCATTTTCGGCATTGTCTGAATCCACTCAGGTGTCACTACTTAAAGTTATTGTTGACCCTGAACGTTACGATGGAAAGGTCATTAAGGTTACAGGGTTACTGTTGAGATCACAGCGCAGGAACCCCGTATATCTGTATTATGGCGAGGATGCGGCGAGAAGTGGTCGGCAATTGGAAACCATTTTGCTTTACAACTTGACGGATAGGGATAACGCTATATTGGAAGATGGCAGGCACTATGAGGTGGAAGGGGAGTTTGATGTTGGTTGTCGCTCCAGGCTGGAACCTGGTGCTAAGTTTATTATTGAATACTTGGGCTGCATAGACCCTGTATTAAGTATTCGTAACAGTACAAATGGTACCTATCGTTATAAAAGGGAGGTGTCTTTATTTCCCCCGTTACCACCACCATTTAAAAAGGACTAAAAATGAAACTATTTTTATTACACCAAATCGTGCATGGAGAGTCGGTGAACTAGCCCAGTGATGAAATTATTTAAAGTGAAAGCATGTACTTGGTTTTGTTTGGGATTGTTTATTCTGCCGATGCTGGGTTTTTCGTTGTGGTTCAATTATTGGCAAGGAGAGGCACGTCACCACAAGCTCATCACCGGGCTGTGTCAATTAATAAATGTCGCTGATGCGTTGAAGCAAGACCCTGATAAACTGGAGTTGATAAACAAACCCAACTGGCAAAGTGTCATATATCACCGTATTAAGCACGACGAGTGTGATGAGAAGATCGTGCTTATAAATGGACGTATGGTCGATGTGTTTGGGAACAGCTATGTTCTTTCCAAAGAAGGAGAAAAGTTGATTGTTGCGTCTGACCTGAA is a window of Pseudoalteromonas sp. R3 DNA encoding:
- a CDS encoding discoidin domain-containing protein, with the protein product MRAILGVVAILFTIIVNRAHALTLIEDVAVSSEKQTITFNGYTDPVIISSVPTLNDSEPGVISISNVTSTSFDVQFKEWPYLDGVHEEERVSFLIVENGRHQLEDGSIWEAGKFNLKSGNTQLFFKESFAHAPSVLLSGQTQNRSDAYTLRASSVSKLTFGADLEVQELGSAHTDETIGYLAIYKETNNGFTNENLAYNLTHQATNQTGFQTLNGKLFIQEEQSKDSETNHVLEVVNILNLKNQLFAQDITHYGKDTMSLRLETSSTFTIEPGDKTGQYGNIALIGSNGLTESSYTTSQSYYADSASGAFDGYNNSTLVNNDATEGKIKRGIWLSTVVQEHWLQVAFEKQAYITSFRLMVHNSAADLGMGVKDITLQVSDDNTNFIDHESFTLTRSYDQTVELTQPAIGKFVRLKIHSTHGHNYRVISELEYYGGFVGNGAPEVLTEEPNPANGITCATIKQQNPTASSGFYDIDPDGDNGIAPFSAYCEMTQNGGGWALVAHHTDGLESIVHTSPVTLNTVGVLANDQWQAIRNNMTTGMMFVDEHSKVSQISKSKLVNANCISVKQNNDLTEPQVPYDIAVLWHNENTGCSMSGLDYSFIALSIKSTSRGDGYLRAGASLYQHSVKFDVWPYSHGTYSGAEQNTLYYYVK